One Etheostoma cragini isolate CJK2018 chromosome 19, CSU_Ecrag_1.0, whole genome shotgun sequence DNA segment encodes these proteins:
- the LOC117934954 gene encoding V-set domain containing T-cell activation inhibitor 1-like — translation MFGGFAKMRGLVLLVSAILLACCAGQASTDGVSVKILTSVGQSVILPCHVRVGVNDDVPSVEWSKEGLKPNIAFLYRDGCETFSEKNPVFNYRTNLIMDDLKNGNLSLRISPVQMSDAGKYTCKAIRGRPRDIVTVELSVGATSEPRLAVVPGAGGVVTLQCEADCWFPIPEITLLDVQGNVLDAEETKTPLDPRTGCYTATRRATLQTANRVTCRVHQPDINKTKYANIYIPDEYIRSCTQNTIIAVVVTILVCGSSSCALTALLCKKCGHSVGGGEIQKSPTHSNVEGHNPGDHGDHSGNVSTEHVMSNLPDSEKIRRLTEEVNHLRSKQCVVYQRGQPTVNNSPSNHSTDVSEPTSPTPDPSPHRNHPKAATSTNGNRPKPVKKESKPAVSIHIPASGPDIQSNRPAPPRDRAAASSAPSDATHVGRSNSMSESRPGPNSSKVQRRYSTSGLSNRFTPLANLSEEDAEPLL, via the exons ATGTTTGGGGGTTTTGCTAAGATGCGTGGTCTTGTTCTCCTGGTCTCCGCCATCCTGCTGGCTTGTTGCGCAG GACAAGCCTCGACGGATGGTGTGTCGGTGAAGATCTTGACCTCTGTGGGTCAATCGGTCATTCTGCCCTGCCACGTCCGTGTCGGCGTCAACGACGACGTCCCATCGGTAGAGTGGTCCAAGGAGGGTCTGAAACCCAACATCGCCTTCCTGTATCGGGACGGCTGTGAGACCTTCTCGGAGAAGAATCCGGTCTTCAATTACAGGACAAACCTCATCATGGACGACCTGAAAAACGGAAACCTCTCGCTTAGGATTTCCCCCGTGCAGATGTCCGATGCGGGGAAATACACGTGCAAGGCGATCCGGGGACGGCCCCGGGACATCGTTACCGTAGAGCTCTCCGTGG GGGCAACCTCTGAGCCAAGACTGGCCGTAGTTCCAGGTGCGGGTGGTGTAGTGACTCTGCAGTGTGAAGCCGACTGCTGGTTCCCGATTCCTGAGATAACGCTTCTCGATGTTCAGGGAAACGTCCTCGATGCCGAAGAAACCAAGACCCCTCTCGATCCCAGAACGGGATGTTACACCGCCACAAGGAGAGCGACTTTACAGACTGCCAACAG GGTCACTTGCAGAGTTCACCAGCCTGATATAAACAAGACGAAGTACGCAAATATTTACATACCAG atGAATACATCAGATCCTGCACTCAAAACACCATCATCGCGGTTGTAGTTACCATACTCGTGTGTGGATCAAGCTCATGTGCATTAACTGCCCTCCTATGCAAGAAATGTGGCCACTCTG TGGGGGGAggtgaaatacaaaaaagccCAACACACAGCAATGTAGAAGGTCACAACCCGGGTGACCATGGTGACCACAGTGGAAACGTCTCCACTGAGCATGTGATGTCGAACCTTCCCGACAGCGAAAAGATCCGCCGACTGACCGAAGAGGTGAACCACCTCAGATCTAAACAATGTGTTGTGTACCAGCGTGGCCAGCCTACAGTCAACAACAGTCCCTCCAACCATTCAACAGACGTCTCCGAACCCACTAGCCCTACCCCAGACCCGTCTCCCCACAGGAACCATCCAAAAGCAGCGACCTCAACCAACGGCAACCGTCCAAAACCTGTCAAAAAAGAGTCAAAACCTGCCGTCTCCATACATATTCCAGCATCCGGCCCCGACATCCAGAGTAACAGGCCCGCTCCTCCGAGAGATAGAGCTGCTGCTTCTTCAGCTCCTTCAGATGCAACGCATGTCGGCCGTTCGAATAGCATGTCAGAGTCTCGTCCCGGTCCAAACAGCTCCAAGGTCCAACGCAGATACTCCACCTCAGGCCTGTCCAACCGCTTCACTCCTCTGGCAAATCTATCTGAAGAAGATGCGGAGCCGTTGCTGTAA